The genomic DNA CACGGGTGGGTCGCGCGGAAGTCCGCGTCCACACGTGGGTTCGGGATCATCGGGCAGTTGTCGCAGGCGTCGCCCACGCCGTCCTGGTCCCAGTCTTCCTGGCCGGGGTTGGCCACGGTCGGGCAGTTGTCCTCGAGCACGTCGACGCGGTCGCCGTCGGGGTCGCGTTCGGGCGGAAGCCCGTAGTCGATCCAGGTGGAGACGAGCGACGCGCCCCCGATGTCGGGCATGAGCGCGAGCCGCGGCATCCACACGTCGGGCTCGCCCGACAGCATGCGCGCCACGAGCACGCTCCGGCTCGACTGGAACGGGTGGATGCGCACGCCGCCGGGCACGCCGAGGTCACCCTGAGTCGCGGCCACGAACAGCGTGTGGGTGGCGGCGAGCGGCGTGTCGAAGCGCAGGTCCATCCCGCCTGGCGCGGGCGCGCCCGGCGCGTGACAGCTCGCGCAGTTCACGTCGAGGTAGGTGCGCGCGCGGCGATCGATCGTGACTCCGCGTTCGCCCGGCGGGTTGAAGTGGTCGTAGCTCTCGCCGGGGCCGATCGGCTGGTCGAACAAGCCCAGGCACGCGAAGCGGTCGAGCTGGTTGGCCCCCGAGCCGTCGCTGCCCTCGCGGTTGAGCTGGCGCGTGCGCACGCCCAGCGCGCGCCCGCCGGCCTGTGTGTGACACGACGCGCACTCGGACTGCAGCGGGTAGTACCAGTCGATGGTGACCGGCCCGTAGCCCACGTCGATCTCGTAGGTGTAGGTGAGTGACCCGGTGATCAGGTAGGCCGCGGTCTGGTCCGGGATCCACCAGTAGGTGTAGCCGCGCCAGCCCGTGGTCTGGCGCACCGAGATGCGCGTCTCGACGTGGCGTGAGCCGGTCGAGGTGGGCAGGTCGAATTGCTGCACCAACGCCGTGCCGACCGGGAGGTCCCAGTCACCGGTGGGCGTGAAGCCGATCTGCGAGGTCCCCGGCAGCGCGAGCCAGCGGCGCGTGCTGGCGAAGCTGTTCCAGCCGGGCGCGTTCACCTCGTAGGCCAGCACGCCAGGCGCGGCCGAGAGCGAGGCGAAGTCGCTGAACAGCCCCGTGTCGGCCAAGGTCTGGGGCACGTTGGGGTCGAGCTCGCCGCCCGCGGAAGTGACTCGCAGGAGCTTGCCCGCGCTGCGGTCCACCAGCAGGAGCTCGCCCGCCCGGTCCTCGGCGAAGGCGGCGACGCCCGCGTGACTGGCGATCTGCTTCGGCGTGCCGCTGGCGACGTCGAGCGCCCAGACGCGGCCGTTCGCGAAGTCGGCGTACAGGTAGTGCCCGTAGAGCTCCGGCATCTGCGCGCCGCGGTAGACCGCGCCGCCCGTGACGCTCATGCCGCCGCCCGCGCCGTGCGGATAGGCGAGCACGGGCGCAGTGAGTCCCGGCGCCCCGCAGCCCGCGCCGCTGGCGTTGCTGGTGCCTTCGCACAGCTTCCAGCCGAAGTTCTGCCCGCCCGGCGAGCCGACCGAGATGCGGTCGATCTCCTCCGCGCGCGAGCTGCCCACGTCGCCCAGCCAGAGGTCGCCGGTGAGGCGGTCGAACGAGAAGCGGCGCGGGTTCTGCAGCCCGTAGGCGAAGATCTCGCCGCGCACCGGGACCATCGAGGCGAACGGGTTGTCGCCCGGCACCTGGTAGGGCAGCGGGCCGTGCACGTCGATGCGCAACAGCTTGCCCAAGAGGTTGGTCAGCGTCTGGGCGTTGTTCTGCGGGTCACTCGTGCCCCCGCCGTCGCCGCTCGCGATCCACAGCATGCCGTCGGGGCCGAAGGCGATCTGCCCGGCGCGGTGGTTGGCGAACGGCTGCTCGATCTGCAGCACGGTCTGGCCGCTGTCGGGGTCGACCGCCAGCGTGTCTCCGTCGAGCGCGCGGAAGCGCACCACGCGCGTGCAGGCGTGCGCGGTGCCGCACGACTCACTCGGCAGCGAGTAATTCACGTACAGGTAGCCGTTGCTCGCGAAGTCGGGATCGAACGCGAGCCCGAGCACGCCGTCCTCGCCGCCGACCTGCGCGGCGTCCCAGCTCGGCCCGGCCGCGGACAAGTCGACCAGCACGTCGCTGCCCATCGCGAACGAGTCGTCGTCGAACACCAGGATCCGGCCGCCCTGCTCGGCGACCGCGATGCGGTCGAGCTCGCCGGGCACCGGCACCGCCAGCACGGGCATGTCGAACTCGAGGAAGGGGAACGCGTCGACCAGCACGGGCGCGGAGCCATCGATCGGGAACGCGTGCCCGGCGAAGGGGACGCGCGTCTCGGGACCGCAGGCCGTCTGCGCGTGCGCGCGCGCGGCGGCAAGCGACGCGCAGGAGAGCGCCAGGCAGAGTGCAGCCCGGCGCGGGCTGAACGGGATCGAGCGGGTCATGGGTTGGCTCCCCCAGCCTCCGCATGCCGTTTCGGAGCAACAGCCATGCGCATGAGTGACCCGGCGCACACAGTGCAACTCCACGCGTGCTTTGCATCACGCAGCGGCGGCGGGTCAGAATCCCGCCCGCAGGGAGGAGGCATCCCACGATGACGATCGCCAGCACGAGGCAGGGCCGGGTCCAGGGCGAAGCGCGCGACGGTCTCTCGATCTTCCGCGGCATTCCCTTTGCCGCGCCGCCGGTGGGCGCGCTGCGCTGGCGCGCGCCGGAGCCCGCGGCGCCGTGGTCGGGCGTGCGCGACTGCACGGCGTTCGGCGCGTGCGCCCCGCAGAACGTGGTTGCGCTCGACATGCTCGAGGCGTTCAAGATCCTCGAGCCGCAGAGCGAGGACTGCCTGTTCCTGAACGTGTGGACGCCCGGCGTCGACGCGCGCCGGCGGCCCGTGATGGTGTGGATCCACGGTGGCGCGTTCACGATCGGCTCGGGCGCGCAGTCGATCTACGACGGCGCGCCGCTGGCCAAACGCGGCGACGTGGTGGTCGTGACCGTGAACTACCGGCTCGGGCCGCTGGGCTTCCTGCGACTCACCGAGCTCACCGGCGGGCGCATTCCCGCGACCGGCAACGAGGGCATGCTCGATCAGCTGGCCGCGCTCGAGTGGGTGCGCGACAACATCGCGGCGTTCGGCGGCGATCCCGAGAACGTGACCATCTTCGGCGAGTCTGCCGGCGGCATGAGCGTGGGCACGCTGCTCGGCCTGCCGCGCGCGCGCGGCCTGTTCCACAAGGCGATCCCGCAGAGCGGCGCGTGCAGCACCGCGGCCACGCGCGACGCCGCGAACTTCGTGGCGGAGCGCTACCTGTCGCATCTCGGTGTCGGCAGCGATCCCGAGTCACTCCGCAAGGTGACTGCTGCGCAGCTGCTCGCGGCCAGCGCGGCGCTAGCGGGCCCGCCCGGCACGCCCAACGAGGAGGTCGGCGGCCTGCCGTTCCAGCCCGTGGTCGACGGCGAGATCCAGCCGCGGCGCGCGATCGACTCGGTCGCAGGCGGCTCGGCGGCCGGCGTACCGCTCCTGGTGGGCACCACGCTCGAAGAGTGGAAGCTCTTCCTGCCCGCCGACCCCACGAACTTCGGGCTGAGCGACGCGCAGCTCGCGCGCCGTTGTGACCGCCGGCTCGGCGCGGCCGGGCGCGGCGTGGTCGAGACCTACCAGAAGGCGCGCAGCGAGCGCGGCCAGCCCGCGACGCCGCAGGAGCTGTGGGGCGCGATCGAGACCGACCGCATCTTCCGCATGCCCGCGCTGAAGCTCGCCGAGTCCCAGGCGCGGCACGAGCCGCGCGTCTTCAACTACCTGTTCACCTGGTCCTCGCCGATGCTGGGCGGAATGCTCGGCTCCTGCCACGCGCTCGAGCTCGGCTTCGTGTTCGGTACGCACCGCAACCCCGGCGTGTCGGACTTCTCGGGCACGGGCCCGCAGGCAGACGCCCTCTCCGAGCACATGATGGACGCGTGGCTCGCCTTCGCGCGCACCGGCGACCCGTCGACCGCGTCGGCGGGCGCGTTCCCGCGCTACGGAGCCGAGC from Myxococcota bacterium includes the following:
- a CDS encoding carboxylesterase/lipase family protein, coding for MTIASTRQGRVQGEARDGLSIFRGIPFAAPPVGALRWRAPEPAAPWSGVRDCTAFGACAPQNVVALDMLEAFKILEPQSEDCLFLNVWTPGVDARRRPVMVWIHGGAFTIGSGAQSIYDGAPLAKRGDVVVVTVNYRLGPLGFLRLTELTGGRIPATGNEGMLDQLAALEWVRDNIAAFGGDPENVTIFGESAGGMSVGTLLGLPRARGLFHKAIPQSGACSTAATRDAANFVAERYLSHLGVGSDPESLRKVTAAQLLAASAALAGPPGTPNEEVGGLPFQPVVDGEIQPRRAIDSVAGGSAAGVPLLVGTTLEEWKLFLPADPTNFGLSDAQLARRCDRRLGAAGRGVVETYQKARSERGQPATPQELWGAIETDRIFRMPALKLAESQARHEPRVFNYLFTWSSPMLGGMLGSCHALELGFVFGTHRNPGVSDFSGTGPQADALSEHMMDAWLAFARTGDPSTASAGAFPRYGAERHTRIFGAETKNAAAPYDEERRAWERVADAAIGAP
- a CDS encoding PQQ-dependent sugar dehydrogenase, with the translated sequence MTRSIPFSPRRAALCLALSCASLAAARAHAQTACGPETRVPFAGHAFPIDGSAPVLVDAFPFLEFDMPVLAVPVPGELDRIAVAEQGGRILVFDDDSFAMGSDVLVDLSAAGPSWDAAQVGGEDGVLGLAFDPDFASNGYLYVNYSLPSESCGTAHACTRVVRFRALDGDTLAVDPDSGQTVLQIEQPFANHRAGQIAFGPDGMLWIASGDGGGTSDPQNNAQTLTNLLGKLLRIDVHGPLPYQVPGDNPFASMVPVRGEIFAYGLQNPRRFSFDRLTGDLWLGDVGSSRAEEIDRISVGSPGGQNFGWKLCEGTSNASGAGCGAPGLTAPVLAYPHGAGGGMSVTGGAVYRGAQMPELYGHYLYADFANGRVWALDVASGTPKQIASHAGVAAFAEDRAGELLLVDRSAGKLLRVTSAGGELDPNVPQTLADTGLFSDFASLSAAPGVLAYEVNAPGWNSFASTRRWLALPGTSQIGFTPTGDWDLPVGTALVQQFDLPTSTGSRHVETRISVRQTTGWRGYTYWWIPDQTAAYLITGSLTYTYEIDVGYGPVTIDWYYPLQSECASCHTQAGGRALGVRTRQLNREGSDGSGANQLDRFACLGLFDQPIGPGESYDHFNPPGERGVTIDRRARTYLDVNCASCHAPGAPAPGGMDLRFDTPLAATHTLFVAATQGDLGVPGGVRIHPFQSSRSVLVARMLSGEPDVWMPRLALMPDIGGASLVSTWIDYGLPPERDPDGDRVDVLEDNCPTVANPGQEDWDQDGVGDACDNCPMIPNPRVDADFRATHPWATLTGGQRDDDGDGFGNRCDGQFESLSTNVSAKDTASLRVSLGKPVDGSTCGLHADMSCAIYDLDESGTGTIDEGDLDVFKILSARPPGPTCAACPLACEGPACAAQ